The Benincasa hispida cultivar B227 chromosome 11, ASM972705v1, whole genome shotgun sequence genome has a segment encoding these proteins:
- the LOC120091819 gene encoding uncharacterized protein LOC120091819 — MNPNRLAGTILVAPVINYWWSGFPANVSNEAFKWKPSQDHWALSVAHYTPWLIYWWNTQKQFPASSIIAHNPDILSPNDKNLFLSSHFGMSIWFRLDNKGDDDRVVSPKLQRYIAEKLPWIR, encoded by the exons ATGAATCCTAATAGGCTGGCAGGGACAATATTAGTAGCTCCAGTTATCAACTATTGGTGGTCAGGTTTTCCTGCAAATGTATCTAATGAAGCTTTCAAATGGAAACCATCGCAAGACCATTGGGCTCTAAGTGTTGCTCACTATACTCCTTGGCTCATATACTGGTGGAACACACAGAAACAGTTTCCTGCTTCAAGTATTATCGCTCACAATCCCGACATTCTTTCTCCTAACGACAAAAATCTCTTCCTAAGCTCTCATTTCGGCATGAGTATATg GTTCAGATTAGACAACAAG GGAGATGACGATAGGGTTGTGTCACCTAAACTGCAACGCTACATTGCTGAAAAGCTTCCATGGATTCGCTAG
- the LOC120091667 gene encoding protein CENTRORADIALIS-like, whose product MARSIMSSEPLFVGSVIGDVLDSFTQSMKMCVFYSNNKQVFNGHEFFPSIVVAKPRVAIQEGDFRSFFTLIMTDLDVPRPSDPYLREHLHWIITDIPGTTDTTFGREIVSYEIPIPNIEIHRFVFVLFKQKQRQSVNPPSSRDHFNTRAFAANNDLGLPVTAVYFNAQRETAVRRR is encoded by the exons atgGCAAGATCAATAATGTCATCAGAGCCTCTTTTTGTTGGGAGTGTGATAGGAGATGTTCTTGATTCCTTCACTCAAAGCATGAAGATGTGTGTTTTTTATAGTAATAATAAGCAAGTTTTCAATGGCCATGAGTTCTTTCCTTCTATTGTTGTTGCTAAACCTAGGGTTGCAATTCAGGAAGGAGACTTCAGATCTTTCTTTACTCtg aTTATGACAGACCTAGATGTTCCTAGGCCAAGTGATCCTTATTTAAGGGAGCATTTACACTG GATCATAACGGATATCCCTGGCACTACAGACACCACATTCG GGAGGGAGATAGTAAGCTACGAGATTCCAATACCAAACATAGAAATCCACAGGTTTGTTTTTGTTCTGTTCAAGCAGAAACAAAGACAATCAGTGAATCCACCATCTTCAAGGGATCATTTCAACACCCGAGCCTTTGCTGCCAACAACGATCTGGGTCTCCCCGTCACTGCCGTCTACTTCAATGCCCAAAGAGAAACTGCCGTCAGACGGCGCTAA